CCTTAGGCAGAGAAACACAGGTTCTGCAGCTGGGGAGTAGTGAGGCTGAGGTGATATAGGCAGGCATCGCCAGCTTCAGCTCTAATAGGAGACCATTTGCTGGGCTCCATGTCAAGTTCTAGTCCAAAGGCTTCATGTGCTCCTTGAGCCCCAGACTATTGCTCCCTACCTGACAGAGCCTGGAAGAGGGAAGCAGCATGCCTGGGGCCATGCAGCCATGGAGTGACAATCGGGACTATCTGGACCTGGTGCTTACTCAGGACATTGTATCCCACATGGCTGGCTCCTGGCAGAGGCATGCACATAGGTGGCCTTGCTAAGTCCCAGGAGAGTCCCCCTTAGCCCTGGAAGAGGGTAATGAGCAGATCTGCCTCTTTTGCagggtgaggcctccccagtacCCAACACACCTCAGGCTGGAGCTTGAGCCATAAGGGGTAAAGTCAGGAACTCTCCCCTACTCTCGTctcctccccctgggtccctgcTCCCAGCACCTCTGGCCCATCTTCTtcttcgttttcttttctttttatttttgagacagagtcttcttgctctgtcgcctaagctggagagcagtagctcactgcaacctcctcctcccaggttcaagctattctcctgtctcagcctcccgagtaactggaatcacaggcgcacgccaccacacatggctaatttttgtatttttagtagagacagggtttcaccttgttggccaggctggtcttgaactcctgacctcaagagatctgcccacctcagcctcccaaagtgctgggattacaggagtgagccattgcacccagccttggCCCATCTTCTTCAAGCTGGCTTCTGAATATGTCTCTCTTCTGCTCCAAAGCCTCCCTGGGCTCCTTATTACCCTCAGTAAAAACTGTCAATGCCTTCGCCTAGACTCAAGGCCCTTTTGGGTACCTCCTGAGCTaatttccccttcctttctcccttatcCCAGGTCCCTTGCCTCCCCTCCATTCTCTTTCCAGCTTTTTCTTCTGCTGTTCCCTCTCCCTGGAATGCCTTTCTTGCAACACCCTTGTATTCAGTCCCTGCCTCCCACAATGCCTACTTCAAATGCCTTCTCTTTGGCAATGTCCTTTctgatatgtttcttttttttttttttttcctgctgggaAGCAAATCGCCAGCCCCCTAAAATCCCACACCCCACCATCATCTTCCATCCTTCCAGCGATTGTGATCTGTCACAGGTCTCACTCTTGGGCTCCTTGAGGGTCTGGTTCATCATGGTACATTCCCACTCCAGCACCGACTGTGTTGCAttgtacacagtaggtgctcaataaaagctcaccacacctgtaatcccagcactttgggaggtcaaggtgggtggatcacctgaggtcgggagttcaagaccagcctggccgaacggtgaaaccccatctccaaaaatacaaaaattagccaggtgtggtggtgcacacctgcaatctaagctacttaggaggctgaaggagaAGCACTTtaactcaagaggtggaggttgcagtgagccgaggtcataccattgcactccagcctgagcaacagagcgcgactttgtctcaaaaaaaaaaaaaaaaaaaaaatcaccaaagatAGGCCAGCAATGGAAGCTGGGATGCCCTAGAGCAAGCATCACCCAGGATCCCTGATTCTACCTGTCACTGTCAAAACTACCTGGTTTGTGCCCCATTCCAGTGTCACACGGGTTTTCACCCAGTGAACTCATTTCAGCACATGTCTGCATTGGGTAATGTGCTGCCCTTGCCAGGGAAATGGGGCCCCTGTCAGTCACAAGTAGGCTCTGGAAGGCCCTctgccctccttccttctcccctccctacTTCACTTCCCCACTCCTTGTCTTCCTTCCCTTCTATATTTAATCTTGTGTTCCTCTGtctttcaacatttattaaaagtctactgtgtgccaggcactggcctAGCCCTGGAGGCCAATTGTGCCAATGCGTCCTGGTCCCTGTCCTAGAGGAGCCCACTCCAGGGGCCTCACAAGACGAGCAAATCAACAGTTGCATCCTGAGTGGGCAGAGCCCCGATGGGGAATAACAGGAGGCTGTGGGAGCCCCAGGCCCTATGCTAGGCTGGTGGTTGGGTGTCAGGGAAGAATGCTTGGAGGAGAAGGCGGCAGAGCTTGTTTTGAAAACATAGAACAAAGTTAGGCCTGCAAAGGGAAGGGAGCCTTGCGGTAGATGGACGAGTATGTGCAAGACCACAAAGGCGGACAGGAACATGGCTTCTCCCCAAGGTGGCGAGGACCATGGTGGGATTGGAGCACATGTGAGCCTGGGGCTGCAGGTGCAGGGTGGCTGGCTTGAAAGGGTGAGCgtgggtcaggtgtggtagctcacacctgtaatcctaacactttgggaggccaaggtgggggactgcctgagttcaggagttcgagacctgggcaacatggcaaaaccctgtctctactaaaaatacaaaaaattatctgggcatggtggcacgtgcctgtaatcccagctactcgggaggctgaggcatgagaattgcttgaacctgggaggtggaggttgcagtgagctaaggttgcacctctgcactccagcctgggcaacagagtgagattccgtctcaaaaaaaaaatgaaagaaaacaaaagagagagagagagagggaggggatgtgtgagggggagagagagagaaagaaagaaagaagaaaagagagaaagaaagaagaaaagcgagagaaagaaaaaaaagagaaagaaagagaagaaaacagaaataagaactaagaaatgaaacaggaaagaaagaaagaaagaaaagaaagaagaaagaaagcagaaaagaaagaaagaaagaaagaaagaaagaaagaaagagagaaagagagaaaggaaaaaaaaaaaaaaagaaaaagaaagaaaagaaagggcgAGCTTGCTGGAGAGAAGCCAGGTGGGGATCCAGGCAAGGTGGAGAGGCTGGACCTAGCACAGAGGTGCGGCATAGAGTCTGTTaatttcctggggctgccataacaaaatgccacaaactgctgggtggcttaaaataacaggaAATGATGACTGAAATCAAGGGATTGGCGGAGCTGGGTTTCCTCTGAGACTCTGGGTAGAACTTTCCCTTTCCtattcctagcttctggtggtggcCTCAATCCTTGACGCTCCTTGGCTTGCAGTTGCCTCACTCCAATCCCTGCCTGTTGTGACATGGCATTCCTCTTGTGCATCTGTCCTCACGTGGCATTTCCACTtcttggctgtttttttttttttttttttttttttgagacagagtctcactctgtcaccctggctgagtgcagtggtgcaattttagctcactgcaacctctgtctcccaggttcaagtgattctcgtgcctcagtctcccaagaagctgggactacaggtgtgcaccaccacacctggctaatttttgtattttttagtagagacggggttttgccatattggtcaacctggtcttaaattcctgatctcaagtgatctgcccgctttgggctcccaaagtgctgggaatacaggtatgagacaccacgcctgtcCCATTTCTACTTATAAGGCCACCAGCCAGAATGGATTAGGGCCCACTGAATGAcattattttaacttgattacatctgcaaatatccttttgtttgtttgtttgttaagaGACAAAgccccactctgttgcccaggctggagtgcagtggtgtgatcctggctcactgcagcctcaaactcctgagttccagcaaccctcccacctcagcctccagagtagctgggactacaggtgtgcaccaccatgcccggctagttttattttctatttttttgtagagaattaTGGGGTGgtggtctcactctattgcccaggctggtctcaaactcctggcctcaagtgacgtattttcaaataaagtcacattcacaggaGCAGCAGGTGAGGGCTTCATCATATCTTTTTGAGGGATACAGTTCAACCCACAACAGAAAGGAACAGGTGGTTCCACTGACTTTCTCACAGGGGACAGCCCTGACTCCTGCTCTGGCTTTCACACATCAGGTCAGCGGATACCAGGTAACCATAGATTTCCCCAGTCAAACCCAGCCAAGAGTCAGGGCTGACAGCAAAGCCCTTTGTAGACCCCATACTTTTTCAGGGTGGACTGTCCATCAGTCCCGAGGCTGAGGTGGCCAACTCAGAATGGTGCCGCAGGTCTGGAGCCCTGGAGCCCGGGTCTTGATGTCAGACCTGCCTGGGTTTGCATCCTGCCTCAGTGGCTGCCTTGCTCTGTGACCCTGGCAGAGGCTGGTTGCGCAGCTTCTTTGCATCTCAGTCACTTCCTTGGGAGAGCAAAAGGGATTGCCCATGTTTCCACATTGCACAGGGCTGGACGTAGGGCTCAGTACCCGTCAtcacttattaaaatataaattatgttggctgggtgcagtggctcacacctgtaatctcagcactttgggaggctgaggtgggtggatcgcttgaggccaggagtttgagatcagcctgcccaacatggcaaaactccatctctactaaaaatacaaaaattagcctggtatgctggctcatgcctgcaatcccagctactcaggaggctgaggcaggagaatggcttgaacccggcagactgaggttgcagtgagctgagaatgcacaactgcactccagcctggatgacagagcaagactccatgtaaaaaatacataaataaaacaaataaaaataaaatgtaaattttgttaATAAAAGAGTTAATAACTGTAACAATGCTATTAGAACAAAGCAAGCGGATTGTAAATTCCAATGCAGTAATTTATATTCCTGACTACCTGCTGTCTGACAGGTTTGTTCTCCTTGGATCCTTAAGGGCCTCAAAATCCTGgtgacaataataaaaataaatcatgcaataggctgggtggagtggctcatgcttataaccccagcactttgggaggccaaggcaggaggatagtgtGAAgcgaggagtttgagatcagcctgggcaacatagcaagaccccatttctacaaaaaggaaaaaattagccaagtgtggtggcgagtgcctgtagtcctacctacttgggaggctgtggcaggaggatcacttgagcccaggagtttgaggctgcagtgagccaagatcatgctactgaactccagcctgagcaacagagcgagactctatctcaaaataaataaataaataaataaaattattactggCATTTCTAGGCCTTTAGGGGCCTGAGGAGATATGATTACTATGGAATTCCTTAAACTCAGAATACTGCACACTAAGTTACATTTATCTTTGATTAATAAAAGTgaggaaggccaggcatggtggctcacacatgtattcccaacactctgggagggtAACAGAgaaggaatgcttgaggccagcagttggagaccactcatctctataaaaaaccaAAGGCGAGAGCAATTATCTCACGAATTTGGGATTAGTAACATCTTGTCCTGTGAATAATCTTAGCTACTGTCAGTGGgtttttttcccttatttctcTCCATACGAATTAACAGTCTCATGGGTGTGCTGCAAACAATATTATTTCTTGACACAAAGAACATTATGAAGGTGCAGGCAGTGGCTCTAAGGAACTGGTGGGGTCAAACCTCTCTCAGGGTGACGGGCTGTCCTGATTGCCTGGGACAGAGGGGTTTCCTGGAAAATAGGAGTTTCAATGCTAAAACCAGGATAGTTCCAGAAAACTGGGACAGTTGGTCACCTTAACTCCTCCCTACTCTACTCAGGCCAGAAGCTCACTCCTAGGAGGCAATAACCCAAGCCCAGTGAGAGGTTAATAGCTGACTGGTatgggtttgaattctgactcTGGCACTAACTTGTTCTGTGACTTTGGGTaggtcacttaacttctctgagttttaGTCTAAAAGCTGGGATATTTGGATAAGGTATGTAAGCACCCGGCCTGGAACCTGACACAAATAGGTCTCCAATAAAGAGTCACTtgaagccaggcatagtggtattCTCCTCCAGCTattcaggggaggctgaggcaggaggatcacttgagcccaggagtttgagaccagcctggacaacatagtgagatcctgtctcgaaaaaaaattaaaaatagtcacCTGACTGTGGCTTCTGCCATTCAGGCCTGGATGCCAGCTCCTAGCTGGAAGACTGAAAGTCCTGTGCCCCAGGACTTTCTCTCCCACTGGGGATGCTGAATGAGGCGAGTGGTTAGAGCTGGGTGTGTCCACATCCTAGTCAGTCACACCCAGCCTGCATTGGTTTCTTGGTGGCCATCTTCCCCTCTGGATATGAGCCCCAGGAGGGATTGACCAACTTGGTTTTTGTTGgtggtgatttttgtttgtttgtttttgtagagacaggattttgccatgtagCTGAGGCTGgtgtaactcctgggctcactaGATCTGCacaccccaacctcccaaagtcctggcagGCACTAATAACAAGTTGGCTAGCTTGTTGTTGACTGCTGTATGCTCAGAGCAGCTCAGGGCTGGGGGACACAACAGGGATTTGGTGGAtaccattttttttattattattattaattgaatGGAATCTCACAGTGGAGCGGGGAAGCCCAGGGCTTTTGTCGGGGCACAGTACAGGCAGGTGTGGAAGGTGGCCTGGGATGGGAGGGTAGAAGTGGGAGGGGCAGGTAGAGACAGGGTGAGGCAGGCTAGGAGCCTGGGATCAGTAGTGATGGAGGGGAAGGGTGAAGGAGGGGAGAGACAGGCACTGGAGATGGGAAGGGTTTGGAGTCCCTGGGAGGCGGTTTGAGTCCCTGGTCTAATATGTCCTGCAACGTGACCTCAGGCAAATCCCTTCTCCTGCCCAAATGTCCGttcccacatctgtaaaatgggacagtAATTTTAACGActttagttattgtgaggattaatgaaGTCTGTGCAAGAAGCCCTTAGCCTGGGCCCAGGGCCTGTTGCCAATGCCCTACTGAGTGGCTCCACCCCTGCCATCTCCCtgtcttttcctccctctctctttctctattctgATCCGGCCACACCCTCTACCCGCCCAGCCCCCTACTCTAGTCCTAccacttgctgtgtgatcttggtgAAGTGATTGTCCCTCTCTGAGCACCCTTCATTGTCTCTAGCATGAGATAACAACAGTCCCCAGGTCGCTGGGTTTTGGTGAAGATGAGTTGAAATAATGCCCTTAGCCTAGTGCCGGGCGCACCGTCAGAGTGAGAAACTGTTGTACTCCTTAGGAtgatcacacacacatgcacacatacacatgcacttTTCCAGGTCTTGGTAGCTCATGGGAGTCCCTGAACCACATAGGACTATAGCACATAGCAAAAACACATCAAATCCCTGCCACCCATTGGTCTCTGCCTACAGACTCACCCAGGCACCACTGTGGTCTCTTGGGTTCCCCCCAGGCCAATCCCCACCCCAAGTCACCACCACTGAGGCTGattaacaaaaacacaacatCAAATTCCTTTACTTCTGAGGTCTCCCCTTTAAGGGGAGGCAGAAATAGAACATTCTTTTTCGGGGAGGGAAAGGGGTTTAATAAAAACCGGTATAATTAGTTAAATACTGATATCGGTTAGGCCCTCTCTGTGTGCGTGGGCCCAGTCTTGGCTGGCTGTGTCCCCCTAGGAAGCACCCCTCTCACCCCGGGGTCCGAGGTGGCAccaggagggggctgggggcGGCCAGCACCAGCGGCGTCCTGCTCAGCCCCTCCGTAGGGAGAGAACAGGCAGGCAAGCCACTGGGCGGTGGGACGTCACCACCGCAGGAAATCGCGAATGAACTTCCAGAGCTTGGTGACCCACAGGTTGGCGCCGAGGTCCATCAGGTACTGGATCTCGGGCGTGAGCATGCGCCGGCAGAGCTGCGCGTGCCGCTGCCCGATGCTCTTCTTGAGGTTGTAGCCCAAGATGGACTTGGTGCCCAGCGGCTGCCAGGGCTGCATGGCCTCGTCCTGGATGGCGGCGGCGTCCACGGCGTGGCCCCCGTCGATGCAGATGGTCCGCATGCGCTCGTTGGCATGGCGCAGGGCTGCCACCTCGCGGGCCATGCGCTCCTGCCCGAAGGCCTCCACCTTGCGCCAGAAGCTGGCGTTGAAGTGGCGGTAGAGGTGGGCGTCCAACATGTTCCAGGCGGTGGCGCGCCCGTACATCTCCCCGGAGAGCCGCGGCACCAGCGAGTCGCGGCGGGCGTTGAGCTTGAAGTAGAGCACgtcctccagctcccagcacagcAGGTCCTTCAGCAGCACCAGCGACTCGTCGAAGTACTCCTGAAGGAGCACCAGGTGGAAGCGGCGCTCCACCTCCAGGATGTGCTCCTGCACCTGCGGGCTGCCGGGGTCCAGGCCGTTGTCATAGCCCAGGTCGAAGAAGAGCAGGTTTCGGAGGTAGTGGGCATTGAAGCCGTTGGGGTCGTAGTAGCGATCCGGATCTTGCAGGAACTCGGCCAGCTTGTCGCCGCCTGAGAGCTTCCACGTGAGGGGCACCACCGGCCCGAAGTAGTGGAAGGAGGACTCGAACAGGCGGGCAGGGTCACGGAGCACCGTGATGAAGATGGCGTTGGGCGGCACCAGGCCACGCACCTCGTCGTAGTGGAAGCGCATGTGGTTGCAAATGATGTTGAAGCAGGCCCCGGGCCGGTAGTCCTGCACCAGGCTGCGGGCGAAGAAGGTCGGGTAGTCGAAGTCGTTGCGGCCGTTGGGAAAGGCGAACTTGAGCCGGTGCTTCTGGCCGAAGCGGAACAGGATGTTGAGCAGGGTGCTGCTGGCCGTCTTGTGAGTCTTCAAAAACACGATATTGCGCCGCGGCTGGCACTCTCCCGCCGAGCCGTTGGCGCGGTTCACTGCCTCTGGCTCAAGCACAGGCGGAGAGCAGGACGCTGCGGCCTCTGGGGTCCTGCTGGGGACAGAGAGGTGGGGAGAGCCTCAGGGGGGTGCTGGGACCCTCAGGACTCTGGTAACTAGAGAGGGAGATTGTTGGGGACAGTGGTGGCAAAGGGGCTGGGATAGCGGGACCTGTGGAGCCTGAGTCCAGGCTGGGTGGTCTggcctctctggcctcagtttcctcttctgtgaaatggggacagtAACAGGCCCTATTCACAGTGTTGTGAGATGAGGCACACAGGCCTCATTCATGGCCACTGTGTTGCATGTACCATGAATCAGTAGCAGCTTGGGCCACatgaaattgccattttataGGACAAAAATGGTCAGTTTTGCAGAAATTTGCAGTTTCCTCTGTTTCAACTTAGTATCACCAAGCACTGGTATTGCACCAGCTACAGGCTGTGCCGGGTCTGTGCAGAGCAGCCCATGAGGAAGTGGGAGAGCCTGGTTCTCAGGAGCTGGGCCTGGAGTCAGAGGGACCCATCTGAATCCATGGACAGGTCATCCCCTCAGGGCTCCATCGGCATCTCAGATGATGCCACTCTAAGCCCTGTACAGACAGTGTTACCTGATTCTCATGTCCTATGAGGAAggctctgttttgttgttgttgttgtttttttgagacagtctactctgttgcccaggttggaatgcagtggtgccatcttggctcactgcaacttctgccttccgggttcaagcaattctcctgcctcagcctcccaagtagctgggattacagacacacaccaccatgcccagctaatttttgtatttttagtagagatggggtttcaccatgttggtcaggctggtctcgaactcctgacctcaggtgatctgcctgcctgggcctcccaaagtgctgggtttataggcgtgagtcaccgcgcccagccgaaaggTTCTGTTTttatccccacttcacagatgggCAC
This window of the Rhinopithecus roxellana isolate Shanxi Qingling chromosome 13, ASM756505v1, whole genome shotgun sequence genome carries:
- the GAL3ST1 gene encoding galactosylceramide sulfotransferase, translated to MLPPQKKPWESMAKGLVLGALFTSFLLLVYSYAVPPLHAGLASTTPEAAASCSPPVLEPEAVNRANGSAGECQPRRNIVFLKTHKTASSTLLNILFRFGQKHRLKFAFPNGRNDFDYPTFFARSLVQDYRPGACFNIICNHMRFHYDEVRGLVPPNAIFITVLRDPARLFESSFHYFGPVVPLTWKLSGGDKLAEFLQDPDRYYDPNGFNAHYLRNLLFFDLGYDNGLDPGSPQVQEHILEVERRFHLVLLQEYFDESLVLLKDLLCWELEDVLYFKLNARRDSLVPRLSGEMYGRATAWNMLDAHLYRHFNASFWRKVEAFGQERMAREVAALRHANERMRTICIDGGHAVDAAAIQDEAMQPWQPLGTKSILGYNLKKSIGQRHAQLCRRMLTPEIQYLMDLGANLWVTKLWKFIRDFLRW